One genomic segment of Ignavibacteriales bacterium includes these proteins:
- a CDS encoding MaoC family dehydratase N-terminal domain-containing protein, with amino-acid sequence MMNIGDVTTWQRTFTEEEIRRFGKLSGDEGAHHIQTDELGRLMAQGLLTATLPTKIGGDLNFIARELTFHFLRPVYAGDTIECQVTIIDVREEKGLVQVSSDWICRNQRGKEVMSGKAAGLIRR; translated from the coding sequence ATGATGAACATCGGCGATGTTACCACCTGGCAGCGGACTTTCACGGAAGAAGAAATCCGGCGGTTCGGAAAATTGTCAGGTGACGAGGGTGCCCATCACATTCAGACCGACGAGCTTGGCCGGCTGATGGCTCAGGGATTGCTCACTGCTACGCTGCCTACCAAGATCGGCGGAGACCTTAACTTCATTGCACGCGAACTGACGTTCCATTTCCTGAGGCCCGTCTATGCCGGAGACACGATTGAGTGTCAGGTCACCATCATCGACGTGCGGGAAGAGAAAGGGCTCGTTCAGGTATCTTCGGACTGGATCTGCCGCAATCAGCGAGGCAAGGAAGTTATGAGCGGAAAAGCCGCAGGACTCATTCGTCGATAG
- a CDS encoding NnrU family protein: MIDNSYLILTVLFVASAFIRTAYEILKDSGKVDPESKPVFAFIFTVMCILWVSWFSLCLMDPYKIDVPNFLRWSGLALFVAGMILAFGALSQLRGLENIDHLVTTGLFTKIRHPMYTGFVLWILG, translated from the coding sequence ATGATAGACAACAGCTATCTCATTCTAACAGTTCTCTTTGTCGCTTCCGCATTCATTCGGACAGCGTATGAAATTCTAAAGGACTCCGGTAAGGTCGATCCGGAGAGCAAGCCCGTTTTTGCTTTCATCTTCACAGTCATGTGTATCCTGTGGGTCTCCTGGTTCAGCTTGTGCCTGATGGATCCATACAAGATCGACGTGCCGAACTTTTTGCGATGGAGCGGCCTTGCCCTGTTCGTCGCGGGGATGATTCTCGCTTTTGGAGCCCTCTCGCAGCTCAGAGGACTTGAGAACATCGACCATCTCGTCACGACCGGATTGTTCACGAAGATCAGGCATCCGATGTATACCGGCTTCGTCTTATGGATTCTTGGATAG
- a CDS encoding ester cyclase, translated as MSASDKKLIIREYVANVINTGNVGEIEKYVSADYTEVSEGKRYPIGPAEAKEHILGVRQTYPDLAVTVEQQIADGEYVASCITARGTHLGVWLGIKPTGKVVTYTGVNIDWVVDGRITEHGGAANLLGPLLEIGAVRVVGHGDSK; from the coding sequence ATGTCCGCATCCGACAAGAAGTTGATAATTCGAGAATATGTCGCGAACGTCATCAACACCGGCAATGTAGGCGAGATAGAAAAATATGTCTCAGCCGACTACACCGAAGTATCCGAAGGCAAGCGATACCCGATTGGGCCTGCGGAAGCCAAAGAGCACATTCTTGGAGTTCGTCAGACGTATCCCGATCTGGCCGTCACTGTCGAGCAACAGATCGCTGATGGTGAATATGTGGCTTCATGCATCACAGCTCGGGGGACTCACTTGGGTGTCTGGCTTGGCATCAAACCCACAGGCAAGGTCGTCACATACACAGGAGTCAATATCGATTGGGTAGTCGACGGCCGAATCACAGAGCATGGCGGTGCCGCTAATCTTCTAGGTCCGTTGCTCGAAATCGGAGCAGTTCGGGTCGTTGGTCATGGTGACTCTAAGTGA
- a CDS encoding SDR family oxidoreductase: MNTRSRQAKADPPDSSLILVTGATGYVGGRLLHSLESQGYRIRCLARRPDFLKPKVAQSTEVVAGDVLERISLDTALRGVQVAYYMIHSMGAAGSFVDNDRRAAHNFAEAAKAAGVERIIYLGGLGDDRQDLSPHLRSRQEVGQILRESGVPVLEFRASIVIGSGSLSFEMIRSLVERLPIMTTPKWVSMPAQPIAIEDLIAYLNAALHLPISQYRVYEIGGADIVSYADIMRAYARCRGIRVRMISVPVLTPFISSLWLGLVTPLYARIGRKLIQSIVHSTVVRDDAALKVFDIRPMGIEEALRHALANEEKRFAATRWSDALSSSGEMPSWAGVRFRKRLVDSRTAHVLRPPAVAFKPIERIGGETGWYAWNWMWHLRGYLDLLVGGVGMRRGRPSSQTLRIGDTVDFWRVESFEPDRHLRLTAEMKLPGRAWLQFDVGGDNSSATIRQTAIFDPIGLFGLTYWYALYPFHLLVFSGMLRRIVDAALQEDERELDG, encoded by the coding sequence GTGAACACCAGATCCAGACAGGCAAAGGCGGATCCCCCCGATTCTTCACTCATCCTTGTCACAGGTGCGACGGGATATGTAGGTGGGCGCTTGCTTCATTCCTTGGAGAGCCAAGGTTATCGCATCCGCTGCCTCGCTCGCCGTCCTGACTTTCTCAAACCGAAGGTTGCACAATCGACTGAAGTTGTGGCGGGAGATGTACTTGAGCGCATCAGCCTTGATACTGCTCTGCGTGGGGTACAAGTTGCCTACTACATGATTCATTCGATGGGTGCCGCAGGGTCCTTCGTGGACAATGACCGACGAGCTGCGCACAACTTCGCCGAGGCTGCGAAGGCGGCGGGTGTGGAGCGCATCATCTACCTTGGTGGGCTGGGCGATGATAGACAGGATCTCTCCCCACACCTGCGCAGTCGGCAAGAGGTGGGGCAGATCTTGCGCGAATCTGGTGTGCCTGTCCTTGAGTTTAGGGCCTCCATTGTCATCGGCTCAGGTAGCTTGTCCTTCGAAATGATACGCTCGCTAGTGGAACGGTTGCCGATCATGACGACGCCCAAGTGGGTTTCTATGCCCGCACAGCCAATCGCCATAGAAGATTTGATTGCATATCTCAATGCTGCACTTCATCTGCCCATATCACAGTACCGTGTTTACGAAATCGGCGGCGCTGATATAGTATCATACGCTGACATCATGCGCGCGTACGCCCGGTGCCGCGGAATTCGCGTCCGGATGATATCAGTGCCAGTTCTGACTCCCTTCATTTCTAGCTTATGGCTGGGATTGGTGACACCCTTGTACGCTCGCATCGGACGCAAACTGATTCAGAGTATTGTTCACTCCACGGTTGTTCGGGACGATGCTGCGCTCAAGGTGTTCGACATTCGTCCAATGGGGATTGAAGAAGCCCTTCGCCACGCTCTTGCAAACGAAGAAAAACGGTTTGCCGCTACACGCTGGTCCGACGCACTGTCCTCATCGGGCGAGATGCCATCCTGGGCTGGCGTGCGGTTCAGAAAACGGCTGGTCGACTCGCGAACGGCGCACGTCTTGAGGCCCCCCGCTGTCGCCTTCAAGCCCATCGAGCGCATCGGCGGCGAGACAGGTTGGTACGCCTGGAACTGGATGTGGCATTTGCGAGGGTATCTCGACTTGCTCGTGGGAGGTGTCGGTATGCGACGCGGCCGCCCGTCCTCACAAACGCTGCGCATTGGAGATACAGTTGACTTCTGGCGTGTCGAGTCGTTTGAGCCCGACCGCCACCTGCGTCTTACTGCTGAGATGAAGCTACCTGGACGGGCGTGGCTGCAATTCGATGTCGGCGGCGACAACTCTTCAGCGACGATTCGTCAGACGGCAATTTTTGATCCGATAGGACTGTTCGGACTGACTTATTGGTACGCGCTCTATCCGTTCCATCTCCTGGTGTTTAGTGGCATGCTGCGGCGAATCGTGGATGCAGCCCTGCAAGAAGATGAGCGGGAACTGGATGGATAG